The Novipirellula galeiformis nucleotide sequence TTTTCAAGGTTCTCCAAGCGATCTCTGTGAATGTCACGAACGGTGTCGCCCTCGAGCAAAACAGGAACGGAGCTAATGAACGTTCGATATTCATCGTCAGCATGCGCCAACTCGTCCTCGTGCGTCTTGCGAGCTGCTTCGATCAATACGATGGCTTCTTCCCCACTATTCTCTCCGTGGGACTCAACATAGTTACGGTAACTTTCATACACGGCTTGCAGAACCTTCGCCGCATCCTCTGCCTTGGGATCGCTGTAGGTCGCTCGAATCACCATCGCATCGCGAGCCGACCCCTTACCTCCACGCTGGACGTCGAGATTGTTGAGCAAGTGATCGATGGGATGAGTATTCTTCTTGATTGCTTTCTGGAAGGAGTCTAATTTTTCCAAACCGTTGTTCTCAATTGCATCGGCCAGATTACGACGGCTTGTAAACAATTGCATATGAGTCGCAAGCTGGTCCGTCGCAATCGCATCGCCGCTCGCGGCGGCTGAGGACGCGGTCCCGCTAGAAGTCATTTCCGATGAACGTTGGCCCACCAGGACCTCGACCTTCGACTCATAGATCTTGGTCGCTGTAAACTGGTACAGCAGCGAAAGCGCAATGCCAAATCCAAATCCAAATGCGATCAACGCCCAACGACGTCGGATCACGCCGATAAGATCCAAATCCAGTTGAGTTTCTTCCCTTGAGCTCGTTACTTCTTTTGCCATCAGTGTGGACCCGATTCAATCACATAAGAGTGGGAACGTTGACACCACATGAGTCGTCGCAACCGCAACACTTGCAAACTCACGCACTGCGCACATCCATGTTTCTCGGCGGATCCGGATCCCGCTAAAGAGTGAGGCCTATTCTTTTCGTCTTCTGCATATTGTGCAGAATGTGCATGCTGTGAGTATTGAAGGCATTAGGGAATGGTTTGACAGCACCTAGACCGCGTAAGTTCCCTAAAACTGCGTTTCGAACACGGGACGAAGAGCAGGCCTATGGCCGGGTGCTCGTTGCAACTGCGTACTCTTCCAGGACACTGGCACAAGTCAACGCACCAAAAGAAGATTGAGGAAAAGATCCCCCCCCCCTTCCTTGCGTTGCAGCCAAATACAGTATCGTTAACCCATACTAGAGAAGCGCTTTTCGAGACTCCGCTTCCAACCTCTTTTTAATCAACTCGATTGTTTTCGCAGATCGTTCGGTCGCGGGTTCCAGTGCACGCAAAAGCGTCGCTTGATCAAGTGCTTCGTTGAGTTGGCCGTCGTGATATAACGCTCGACAATGATAATAGCGATAGTCAAGGTTATGCGGTTGCGATCGAACCGCAAGGTTCCAATAGCTTGCGGCTTCGCCCCAATTTTCTCCCGTCTCTTCCACTCTCGCTGACAAGGCCATTTTCTCAGCTTCCTCAAGACGCACATCCGATTCAATTCGCGTCAGCACTTGGTTGCGAAGTCGTTGAAGTGTGTGCTGATTGATGGTGAATTTACCCGCATCGCTAACGAATCGAACCGCTAAGTCATTGCGTTCGGTGGGGATAATCTCCCGCAAGAATTCTTCAAGCGACAATTTGCGACCGGCAAGCTGAAGCACGGCGGGATAATATTCCGCGCCAAATTTAAGTGATCGATGCCAAAGATCGATCATGTTGTCTCGGTCACCTGCAAAGTACGCTACCAATCCTCCGGCATACTGCAAGCTTCGACTACTGTGCGAAAGTCTCGCAATGTTCTCTTCCCACATTGCAGTGTCGCGTTTCATCAATGGTGTCAGCATCGCGCACGACAGATAGGCATTTGGACTAAGTGGATTAAATCGAAGTGTACTTTCTTGGTCAGCAACCGCCCTCTGCAACGACTCTTGCAATGCAGGAACGACAAGAACGTTGGCAATCAACTCGTCACGATCCGACTGCGGGATCGTGAACAGGCTTTGGAACAGAGTGGATTGCGATGTTTGTTCCCATTTCAATGGTGATTCGTCGGCGGACGCCTGCTTTAATAATTCGACTCGGTACTCTGCGAAATGCCACAAACTACGCCGGCGATAGAGTTCCCAGCTCTTGGGTTCACGTTCGATTGCATCGGAGAGAAGTTGCAGGTTGAATTCGATTTCTTCAGGACTGGGTTCGTATTCTTCGGACGAAAATTGAGTTTTCGCTAAGACGTTCTCGGTATGCAGCTTTTTGTCAATTGCGATGAAAGCCAATAAGACCACAACCGAAGTGACAAGGCACCATGTTAGCGGGCGATTAGCGATTCGATTCAGACGGTCACGTAGGGGCGTAGGCGCGGCTTCAGCAGGCGTTAATTCAGACGCTTTTTGAGATACAATTTGCCCCGATCGTCGACGCATCACTTTGCTCAGCGAAAGGTCTCGAGTGTAGACCGCAGCCATGCATCCCAGCAGGATTGCTTGCGTAAACATGACACCAGGAATTAACACGACAAAATCGACGAAACTCTGCGTCACGATCGATGCCAAGCTGAATAGTCCGATGATTCCCCAACTGAAATGTTCCTGGCTTGGTGATTTTCGGATTAGAAAAACAGCGGATTTAGCAAGTAGAACGATCACAACCAAAATCGCTAGTACGCCAAAAACACCTGTTTCGACAATGATCTCTAAGTATTGGTTGTGCGCTTCACGAAACCACTGCTCTGTATCCTTTTCCTGGTGTGGCAGATGAGCGTAACCGAAGGTGCCTAGCCCGCTTCCCAAGGGCAAGTGAGCGATGGCGGTTTCGATGCCGTCGAGCCAATGGGTAAACCGGGCGTCCGTCGAGACTTGGTCCATGTTCAAACGTTGTGACTGCTTCACAAGTTCATTTCGTAGCCCTGTCAAGGCGATCAAACCAATGCAGCAAACTGCGATGAATGCGGCCGCCATAAACGACTTGCCGGAAAAGCGAGACGGGACTGTTATGAACAATGCCAACCCGGCTACCACACCGCTGATCCACACGCCTCTTGATGACGAGGCTAATAAACCGGCTGCTAGCAATCCGATGAAACACATCAGTGAAAGAAAACGTGGCGCCGTCCATTTGGGCCTTGGGTGATAGGAATCAATTCCTCGCGACGACCGTTTTGACGTTCGAATCCCCTTCGCGGAATGACGTTGAATCCCTATCAACCCAATGAGACACGCAAGTCCAGGGATCAGAGCGGCTGCACCGGCATTTTTGTAGACAAAGGTCGAGAACGGCAAGGTAACGAAGTCTTTGGTCATGCCCGGCAACAATTCGTTTGATCCAGAGGCACGTTGGACCAACCCCCAAAACGCCAGTCCCGCCGCGTTGATAGCCAGTGTCCATGCCAGGACATTGCGAGACTGACGCGTGAAGAACAATGTGGTCGAGATTGCGAAAAAAACGAATCCAAGTTGCCATAATGCCAACCGGGTCTGGCTCGATGACGGGACGATACTAATCGTTGCAGAATGATTGACTGAGGATGAAGACGTGTTCTGACGGTGGTCCGCTAACTGCTGGCGGGCGGACTGAAGTTCGCTGATTGCCGGTGATGAAAACTCGTTTAGAACCGTCTCAGTACCCGGTGCGATCCACTCAACAACCTCTCTAGGAAGTTCAACGGTTTGCAGCATTGGAAACGTCACGCAGAATAGCCCGAATAGCAATGCGGGAGTGGGCAATGGTTGTTGGCGGCTGGATTTTCGCCACACGATTGCGGCCATCGCAATGCTTGCGGCCAACATAATGGCAACGTGATACCAAACGATCACGTCCGTTCCACCAAAACGCCAGCAGGTGTAAATGAATGCTGCGATCGTTGTCGCGCGAGCTAAATTTAAGAGTCCCCATTCCCAACGAGCAAAGTCACTCGTAGGGTTGTGGCCTCGACGATTACTGCCGCGAGACGAGGATGAGG carries:
- a CDS encoding O-antigen ligase family protein gives rise to the protein MRTTSSSSSRGSNRRGHNPTSDFARWEWGLLNLARATTIAAFIYTCWRFGGTDVIVWYHVAIMLAASIAMAAIVWRKSSRQQPLPTPALLFGLFCVTFPMLQTVELPREVVEWIAPGTETVLNEFSSPAISELQSARQQLADHRQNTSSSSVNHSATISIVPSSSQTRLALWQLGFVFFAISTTLFFTRQSRNVLAWTLAINAAGLAFWGLVQRASGSNELLPGMTKDFVTLPFSTFVYKNAGAAALIPGLACLIGLIGIQRHSAKGIRTSKRSSRGIDSYHPRPKWTAPRFLSLMCFIGLLAAGLLASSSRGVWISGVVAGLALFITVPSRFSGKSFMAAAFIAVCCIGLIALTGLRNELVKQSQRLNMDQVSTDARFTHWLDGIETAIAHLPLGSGLGTFGYAHLPHQEKDTEQWFREAHNQYLEIIVETGVFGVLAILVVIVLLAKSAVFLIRKSPSQEHFSWGIIGLFSLASIVTQSFVDFVVLIPGVMFTQAILLGCMAAVYTRDLSLSKVMRRRSGQIVSQKASELTPAEAAPTPLRDRLNRIANRPLTWCLVTSVVVLLAFIAIDKKLHTENVLAKTQFSSEEYEPSPEEIEFNLQLLSDAIEREPKSWELYRRRSLWHFAEYRVELLKQASADESPLKWEQTSQSTLFQSLFTIPQSDRDELIANVLVVPALQESLQRAVADQESTLRFNPLSPNAYLSCAMLTPLMKRDTAMWEENIARLSHSSRSLQYAGGLVAYFAGDRDNMIDLWHRSLKFGAEYYPAVLQLAGRKLSLEEFLREIIPTERNDLAVRFVSDAGKFTINQHTLQRLRNQVLTRIESDVRLEEAEKMALSARVEETGENWGEAASYWNLAVRSQPHNLDYRYYHCRALYHDGQLNEALDQATLLRALEPATERSAKTIELIKKRLEAESRKALL